One stretch of Saccharomonospora xinjiangensis XJ-54 DNA includes these proteins:
- a CDS encoding leucyl aminopeptidase, which yields MSVPKLSLSENSEDALAKTRAEVVVVGTVEGADGVELAAGAEAVDAAFDGTLTDVLATLGATGKAEEVVKVPALGRIPAGIVLAVGLGKADDITPERVRRAAGVSGRQLAGRKRALTTLSELDLQAAVEGTVLGSYSFTTYKSEPGDAPVAAVEVAAPSEGTTRAHKATVKAAMAIAEAVIVARDLVNTPPNDLFPASFADRAKELAGAGGLEFEVLDEKALKRKGFGGILGVGGGSSRQPRLLRVAYRGSKAKKKVALVGKGITFDTGGISLKPAAGMDSMTSDMAGAAAVLASVVLAAKLKYPLEVVAHIPLAENMPSGTAYRPGDVLTMYGGKTVEVLNTDAEGRLILADAITRACEEAPDYLIETSTLTGAQVVALGERTAGVMGSDDFRDRVAEIAQATGENGWPMPLPEELRSGLDSKLADIANVSGQRWGGMLVAGIFLREFVADGLPWAHIDIAGPSYNSGAPWGYTAKGGSGVPVRTIAAVLADIADNG from the coding sequence GTGAGCGTGCCGAAGCTGTCCCTGTCCGAAAACTCCGAGGATGCGTTGGCCAAGACCCGCGCGGAGGTCGTCGTGGTGGGCACCGTGGAGGGTGCCGACGGGGTGGAGCTTGCCGCCGGCGCCGAGGCCGTTGACGCCGCGTTCGACGGCACGCTGACGGACGTGCTCGCCACGCTCGGCGCGACGGGCAAGGCCGAGGAGGTCGTGAAGGTTCCCGCCCTCGGCCGGATTCCGGCGGGCATCGTGCTGGCGGTGGGACTCGGCAAGGCCGACGACATCACACCCGAGCGCGTCAGGAGGGCGGCAGGTGTCTCGGGCCGCCAGCTCGCCGGGCGCAAGCGGGCGCTGACCACCCTGTCCGAACTGGACCTCCAGGCGGCTGTGGAAGGCACCGTCCTCGGGTCGTACTCGTTCACGACGTACAAGTCGGAGCCTGGTGACGCCCCTGTCGCCGCTGTCGAGGTCGCCGCGCCGTCCGAGGGCACCACGCGCGCGCACAAGGCGACGGTGAAGGCGGCCATGGCCATCGCCGAGGCGGTCATCGTGGCTCGCGACTTGGTCAACACGCCGCCGAACGACCTGTTCCCCGCGTCCTTCGCCGACCGTGCCAAGGAACTCGCAGGCGCGGGCGGGCTCGAGTTCGAGGTCCTCGACGAGAAGGCGCTGAAGCGCAAGGGCTTCGGCGGCATCCTCGGCGTCGGCGGCGGCTCGTCGCGCCAGCCCCGGCTGCTGCGGGTGGCCTACCGGGGGTCGAAGGCGAAGAAGAAGGTCGCGCTCGTCGGCAAGGGCATCACCTTCGACACGGGTGGCATCTCGCTGAAGCCCGCCGCCGGAATGGACAGCATGACCTCCGACATGGCCGGTGCCGCCGCCGTGCTCGCGTCGGTGGTGCTCGCGGCGAAGCTCAAGTACCCGCTGGAGGTCGTCGCGCACATTCCGCTGGCGGAGAACATGCCGTCGGGCACCGCGTACCGCCCCGGCGACGTGCTCACCATGTACGGCGGCAAGACGGTGGAGGTGCTGAACACCGACGCCGAGGGCCGCCTGATCCTGGCAGACGCCATCACCAGGGCATGCGAGGAGGCACCCGACTACCTCATCGAGACTTCCACGCTGACGGGTGCGCAGGTCGTGGCGCTCGGCGAGCGCACTGCCGGGGTCATGGGTTCGGACGATTTCCGCGACCGCGTCGCCGAGATCGCGCAGGCCACCGGCGAGAACGGCTGGCCGATGCCGCTGCCGGAGGAGCTGCGTTCCGGTCTCGACTCCAAGCTCGCGGACATCGCCAACGTGAGCGGCCAGCGGTGGGGCGGCATGCTCGTCGCTGGCATCTTCCTGCGGGAGTTCGTGGCGGACGGCCTGCCGTGGGCGCACATCGACATCGCGGGCCCTTCGTACAACAGCGGCGCGCCGTGGGGTTACACGGCGAAGGGCGGCAGCGGCGTTCCGGTGCGCACCATCGCCGCGGTGCTGGCCGACATCGCCGACAACGGCTGA
- a CDS encoding LLM class F420-dependent oxidoreductase, with the protein MELRIFTEPQQGASYGDLLRVARVAEDAGYGAFFRSDHYLKMGSASGLPGPTDAWITLAGLARETSLIRLGTLVTAATFRHPSVLAISVAQVDQMSGGRIEFGLGSGWYADEHTAYGIDLPPTRELFDRYSEQLEIITGLWETPEGTTFSFDGDHYKLTGAPGLPKPAQRPRPPVILGGTGRKRTPQLAARYADEFNVPFNDIATASAQYERVDAAAEAAGRPRGDIIRSAALVVAVGRDDAEVSRRADAIGREAGELRANGVAGTVAEAVDTIGRWREATGISRLYLQVLDLSDLDHLDLIASEVAPQLA; encoded by the coding sequence GTGGAACTCAGGATCTTCACGGAGCCGCAGCAGGGTGCGAGCTACGGTGACCTCCTGCGGGTCGCCAGGGTAGCCGAGGACGCGGGGTACGGTGCGTTCTTCCGGTCGGACCACTACCTGAAAATGGGTTCGGCCAGCGGGCTGCCCGGACCGACCGACGCCTGGATCACCCTGGCCGGTCTCGCGCGGGAGACCTCGCTTATCCGCCTTGGCACGCTGGTCACCGCGGCGACCTTCCGGCATCCGTCCGTGCTGGCCATCTCCGTGGCCCAGGTCGATCAGATGTCGGGCGGTCGTATCGAGTTCGGCCTCGGCTCGGGGTGGTATGCCGACGAGCACACCGCCTACGGGATCGACCTCCCGCCGACCCGTGAACTGTTCGACCGCTACAGCGAGCAGTTGGAGATCATCACAGGACTGTGGGAGACCCCGGAGGGCACCACTTTCTCGTTCGACGGCGACCACTACAAGCTCACCGGGGCGCCCGGCCTGCCCAAGCCTGCCCAGCGCCCGCGTCCTCCCGTCATCCTCGGCGGCACCGGCAGGAAGCGGACACCCCAGCTCGCGGCGCGCTACGCCGACGAGTTCAACGTGCCCTTCAACGACATCGCCACGGCGAGCGCGCAGTACGAGCGCGTTGACGCCGCCGCGGAGGCCGCAGGAAGGCCGCGCGGCGACATCATCCGGTCCGCCGCACTCGTGGTGGCCGTCGGCAGGGACGACGCGGAGGTGTCGAGAAGGGCGGACGCCATCGGCCGCGAGGCCGGTGAACTCAGGGCCAACGGCGTCGCGGGCACCGTCGCCGAGGCCGTTGACACGATCGGCCGGTGGAGGGAGGCGACCGGAATCAGTCGCCTGTACCTCCAGGTTCTCGATCTCTCCGACCTCGACCACCTCGACCTGATCGCGTCGGAGGTCGCCCCGCAACTCGCCTGA
- a CDS encoding branched-chain amino acid aminotransferase: MTTAIPFSHHLSARPASEERVAEVLAKPGFGVHFTDHMATVKWTKGVGWHDAELRPYEPLSLDPATAVLHYGQAIFEGLKAYRQPDGAVKAFRPEVNAARFRRSARRLAMPELPDELFLGSIRELVTADERWVPTRQGDSLYLRPFLIATEVGLGVNSPSASYLYALIASPAGSYFAGGVKPVSVWLSTEYVRAAPGGTGEAKCAGNYAASFVAQAQAVEQGCDQVVWLDANERRYVEEMGGMNLFFVFGSGSDAKVVTPELSGSLLPGVTRDSLLRLASDFGCRVEERKITTDEWEKAAASGELTEVFACGTAAVITPVGHVKHAGGEFSIADGTPGEITMKLREELTGIQEGTRPDPHGWMRTLG; encoded by the coding sequence ATGACTACCGCGATCCCGTTCAGCCACCACCTCAGCGCCCGTCCTGCCTCGGAGGAGCGGGTAGCGGAGGTACTGGCCAAGCCGGGGTTCGGGGTGCATTTCACCGATCACATGGCCACCGTGAAGTGGACCAAAGGCGTCGGCTGGCACGACGCCGAGCTGCGCCCGTACGAACCGCTGTCACTCGATCCCGCCACCGCCGTGTTGCACTACGGGCAGGCGATCTTCGAGGGGCTCAAGGCGTACCGGCAGCCCGACGGCGCCGTGAAGGCGTTCCGTCCCGAGGTCAACGCCGCCCGGTTCCGGCGTTCGGCGCGCAGGCTGGCGATGCCGGAGCTGCCCGATGAGCTGTTCCTCGGCTCGATCAGGGAACTCGTCACCGCCGACGAGCGGTGGGTGCCGACGCGGCAGGGCGACTCCCTCTACCTGCGGCCCTTCCTCATCGCCACCGAGGTCGGGCTCGGCGTCAACAGCCCTTCTGCCAGCTACCTCTACGCCCTCATCGCATCCCCCGCGGGGTCGTACTTCGCGGGTGGCGTGAAGCCGGTGAGCGTGTGGTTGTCCACGGAGTACGTCCGCGCCGCTCCCGGAGGCACGGGCGAGGCCAAGTGCGCAGGCAACTACGCCGCCTCCTTCGTGGCGCAGGCGCAGGCGGTGGAGCAGGGCTGCGACCAGGTCGTGTGGCTCGATGCGAACGAGCGCCGCTACGTCGAGGAGATGGGCGGCATGAACCTGTTCTTCGTCTTCGGCTCCGGATCGGATGCGAAGGTGGTGACGCCCGAACTGAGTGGCTCGCTGCTGCCGGGCGTCACACGCGACTCACTGCTGCGTCTCGCCTCCGACTTCGGTTGCCGTGTGGAGGAACGCAAGATCACCACCGACGAGTGGGAGAAGGCGGCGGCCTCCGGCGAGCTCACCGAGGTGTTCGCGTGCGGCACGGCGGCCGTGATCACACCGGTCGGGCACGTCAAGCACGCCGGTGGCGAGTTCTCGATCGCCGACGGCACGCCGGGTGAGATCACCATGAAGCTGCGTGAGGAACTCACCGGCATTCAGGAAGGCACCCGTCCCGACCCGCACGGCTGGATGCGCACGCTCGGCTGA
- a CDS encoding phosphatase PAP2 family protein encodes MARVHYVVGAVLFGAFIALGIVVREAPVSLDRLLRDSVGTRWQGDLGTAAGVVSAVLGPPLPILLGAGLIIATLVLRRRGDPRAWVTLRVLVLLGACRLTSLLGKPVFARDRPRDYSDFSYPSGHVASVASTGFAAMVLCLWLAPKAVSAVGTAAVVATLLACSARVALGVHWITDTAGSILAVTGVGLLVAPALRLLPGPGPGGPRAGRENDRGRPG; translated from the coding sequence GTGGCACGCGTGCACTACGTCGTCGGAGCGGTCCTCTTCGGGGCGTTCATCGCGCTCGGGATCGTGGTGCGTGAGGCTCCCGTGTCCCTCGATCGTCTGCTGCGCGACTCCGTCGGAACCCGCTGGCAGGGTGATCTCGGCACGGCCGCCGGTGTGGTCAGCGCCGTGCTCGGCCCGCCACTGCCGATCCTGCTGGGTGCGGGCCTGATCATCGCGACGCTCGTGTTGCGGCGGCGCGGCGACCCTCGGGCCTGGGTGACGCTGCGGGTGCTCGTCCTGCTCGGCGCCTGCCGCCTCACGAGTCTGCTGGGCAAACCCGTTTTCGCCCGCGATCGTCCGAGGGACTACAGCGATTTCAGCTACCCGAGCGGGCACGTGGCCTCGGTCGCGAGTACCGGTTTCGCCGCGATGGTGCTGTGCCTGTGGCTCGCGCCGAAGGCGGTGTCGGCCGTCGGTACCGCAGCCGTGGTGGCGACACTGCTGGCCTGCTCGGCGCGGGTGGCGCTGGGCGTGCACTGGATCACCGACACCGCGGGCTCGATCCTCGCCGTGACCGGAGTGGGGCTGCTCGTCGCCCCTGCACTGCGCCTGCTGCCCGGCCCCGGACCGGGTGGACCTCGGGCCGGCCGTGAAAACGATCGCGGCCGGCCCGGCTGA
- a CDS encoding TIGR01777 family oxidoreductase, with protein MRVLVAGSSGLIGSALRSRLRELGHDVVRLVRRTPAAGDERGWDPPSGRIDEGTFDGVDAVVNLCGAPLASGRWSAARKQVLRDSRIEPTEVLAEAVAEHGIPVLVNSSGISYYGDTGSREVDESAPAGEGFLPRLCVEWEAACAPAVDAGSRVILLRTAPVLTWRGGMLKLVRPVFRFGLGAVLGDGRQYTPWISLSDMVEVIVFCLDHDDVSGPVNVTAPRPVTNAEFTRAVGRALHRPTPLRMPGLPLRVLLGEAADEILLRGPRAVPGVLTRTGFPYAFPELDRALSSAR; from the coding sequence ATGCGGGTTCTCGTGGCCGGTTCCAGCGGGCTGATCGGTTCCGCCCTTCGTTCCCGGCTGCGGGAACTGGGGCACGACGTCGTGCGGTTGGTGCGGCGAACCCCTGCGGCCGGGGACGAGCGTGGCTGGGACCCGCCGTCCGGCCGGATCGACGAGGGCACGTTCGACGGTGTCGATGCCGTGGTGAACCTGTGTGGTGCCCCGCTGGCGTCGGGACGGTGGAGTGCCGCGCGCAAGCAGGTGCTGCGTGACTCGCGGATCGAACCCACCGAGGTCCTTGCCGAGGCTGTCGCCGAACACGGCATCCCGGTGCTGGTCAACTCCTCGGGCATCAGCTACTACGGCGACACGGGCTCGCGGGAGGTCGATGAGTCCGCGCCTGCCGGTGAGGGGTTTCTTCCTCGGCTGTGTGTCGAATGGGAGGCCGCCTGCGCTCCCGCCGTGGACGCGGGCAGCCGGGTGATCCTGTTGCGTACCGCTCCGGTACTCACCTGGCGGGGCGGCATGTTGAAGCTCGTGCGCCCGGTCTTCCGCTTCGGGCTCGGCGCCGTGCTCGGTGACGGGCGGCAGTACACGCCGTGGATCAGCCTTTCCGACATGGTCGAGGTCATCGTGTTCTGTCTCGACCACGACGACGTGTCCGGTCCGGTGAACGTGACAGCACCTCGCCCTGTCACCAACGCCGAGTTCACCAGAGCCGTCGGCAGGGCGCTGCACCGGCCGACCCCGTTGCGGATGCCCGGGCTCCCGTTGCGGGTGCTGCTGGGCGAGGCCGCCGACGAGATCCTGCTGAGGGGCCCGCGCGCCGTGCCCGGTGTGCTCACGCGCACCGGCTTCCCCTACGCCTTCCCCGAGCTCGACCGCGCGCTGTCCTCGGCGCGGTGA
- the sucB gene encoding 2-oxoglutarate dehydrogenase, E2 component, dihydrolipoamide succinyltransferase, whose protein sequence is MAYSVTLPELGESVTEGTVTRWLKQEGDRVEVDEPLLEISTDKVDTEVPSPVAGTVRKIVAREDETVEVGGELAVIDDGTGGGADDSAESTGATAAAEPQQPAQPAQQAQPEAQAAPEQQAPAPSAPSKAASGTPVTLPELGESVTEGTVTRWLKQVGDTVEVDEPLLEISTDKVDTEVPSPVAGTVLEINVGEDETVEVGAQLALVGSAEAAGAAEAQQAPATPEPEPQAQPEPAPQEPSAPAPQAKQPQAPAPAPQQAKQTAPAERDGAGTPYVTPLVRKLAAEHDIDLSTLKGSGVGGRIRKQDVLAAAEAKQKQAEAPAPQAAQAPAAQAARPAAPAPVSEAEKAALRGTVQKANRIRQITAVKTRESLQVSAQLTQVHEVDVTKVAQLRQRAKAAFREREGVNLTFLPFFAKATVEALKQHPNVNASYNEETKEITYHGAVHLGLAVDTERGLLSVVIHDAGELSLAGLAHRIADLAARARSNKVTPDELTGGTFTITNLGSNGALFDTPIIVQPQSGILGVGAVVRRPMVASDADGNDTIAIRSMAYLPLTYDHRLIDGADAGRFLTTIKQRLEEGNFEDELGL, encoded by the coding sequence ATGGCGTACTCCGTCACACTGCCGGAGCTCGGTGAGAGCGTCACGGAGGGCACCGTCACCCGGTGGCTGAAGCAGGAGGGTGACAGGGTCGAGGTCGATGAGCCGTTGCTCGAGATCTCCACCGACAAGGTCGATACCGAGGTGCCCTCGCCCGTCGCGGGCACGGTGCGCAAGATCGTGGCACGCGAGGACGAGACCGTCGAGGTCGGCGGCGAGCTCGCCGTGATCGACGACGGCACCGGTGGCGGCGCCGACGACAGCGCCGAAAGCACCGGAGCCACGGCAGCCGCCGAGCCTCAGCAGCCAGCGCAACCAGCGCAGCAGGCGCAGCCCGAGGCTCAGGCGGCCCCCGAGCAGCAGGCACCGGCTCCGTCTGCGCCGTCGAAGGCGGCGTCCGGCACCCCGGTGACGCTGCCGGAGCTCGGTGAGAGCGTCACCGAGGGCACCGTCACCCGGTGGCTGAAGCAGGTCGGTGACACGGTGGAGGTCGATGAGCCGCTGCTCGAGATCTCCACGGACAAGGTGGACACCGAGGTACCCTCGCCCGTCGCCGGCACCGTCCTGGAGATCAACGTCGGCGAGGACGAGACCGTCGAGGTCGGTGCGCAGCTGGCGCTCGTCGGGTCCGCCGAAGCTGCCGGAGCTGCCGAGGCGCAGCAGGCTCCCGCCACACCGGAGCCCGAGCCCCAGGCGCAACCCGAGCCCGCTCCGCAGGAGCCCAGCGCTCCCGCACCGCAGGCCAAGCAGCCGCAGGCCCCCGCGCCGGCCCCGCAGCAGGCCAAGCAGACCGCTCCGGCCGAACGTGACGGCGCCGGTACGCCGTACGTCACCCCGCTGGTGCGCAAGCTCGCCGCCGAGCACGACATCGACCTGAGCACGCTCAAGGGCAGCGGTGTCGGCGGCCGCATCCGCAAGCAGGACGTGCTCGCCGCGGCCGAGGCCAAGCAGAAGCAGGCGGAGGCTCCCGCGCCGCAGGCCGCGCAGGCTCCCGCAGCACAGGCGGCAAGGCCCGCCGCGCCTGCCCCTGTCTCGGAGGCAGAGAAGGCCGCGCTGCGCGGCACGGTGCAGAAGGCCAACCGCATCCGCCAGATCACGGCGGTCAAGACGCGGGAGTCGCTCCAGGTCTCGGCCCAGCTCACGCAGGTGCACGAGGTGGACGTCACCAAGGTCGCGCAGCTGCGGCAGCGCGCGAAGGCGGCGTTCCGTGAGCGCGAGGGCGTGAACCTGACGTTCCTGCCGTTCTTCGCCAAGGCCACGGTCGAGGCGCTGAAGCAGCACCCGAACGTCAACGCCTCCTACAACGAGGAGACGAAGGAGATCACCTACCACGGCGCCGTGCACCTCGGTCTCGCCGTGGACACCGAGCGTGGTCTGCTGTCGGTCGTGATCCACGACGCGGGTGAGCTGAGCCTCGCGGGGCTGGCCCACCGGATCGCCGACCTCGCGGCACGAGCCAGGAGCAACAAGGTGACTCCGGACGAGCTGACCGGCGGCACGTTCACGATCACCAACCTCGGCAGCAACGGCGCGCTGTTCGACACGCCGATCATCGTGCAGCCGCAGTCCGGCATCCTCGGTGTCGGCGCTGTCGTCCGGCGCCCGATGGTGGCCTCGGACGCCGACGGCAACGACACCATCGCGATCCGCTCGATGGCCTACCTCCCGCTGACCTATGACCACCGTCTCATCGACGGTGCCGACGCGGGCCGGTTCCTCACGACGATCAAGCAGCGTCTCGAGGAGGGCAACTTCGAGGACGAGCTGGGCCTCTGA
- a CDS encoding TetR/AcrR family transcriptional regulator produces the protein MATPGSGRQTTSARSRRDDYAESTRTALIDSAVALFTERGYTGTSLDEIARRARVTKGALYHHFNGKQAVFEAAFDAVEADVKGRLEKILHGDRPPWERALAGLREFISSCLDPAYQRIALHEAPVVMGWSRWRDAEDRYSLGLIKDALQDLIDAGDLVSVPVDITSRLLFGALSSAATEIAGSAEPERVGAEVEQVVIALLQQVRDASRRT, from the coding sequence GTGGCGACACCGGGCTCTGGTCGGCAGACGACATCGGCGAGGTCGCGCAGGGACGACTACGCCGAATCCACGCGGACCGCGCTGATCGACAGTGCTGTGGCCTTATTCACGGAGCGGGGCTACACGGGGACGTCACTCGACGAGATCGCCAGGCGGGCCAGGGTCACGAAGGGCGCGCTCTACCACCACTTCAACGGTAAGCAGGCCGTCTTCGAAGCCGCGTTCGACGCGGTGGAGGCCGACGTCAAAGGGCGGCTGGAGAAGATCCTGCACGGTGACCGGCCGCCGTGGGAGCGTGCGCTGGCCGGGCTGAGGGAATTCATCTCCAGCTGTCTCGACCCGGCGTACCAGCGGATCGCGTTGCACGAAGCGCCCGTGGTGATGGGCTGGTCACGCTGGCGCGACGCGGAGGACCGCTACAGCCTCGGGCTGATCAAGGACGCCCTTCAGGATCTGATCGACGCGGGCGACCTGGTGAGCGTGCCCGTCGATATCACGTCCCGGTTGCTGTTCGGCGCGCTGTCCAGCGCGGCCACGGAGATCGCGGGCTCCGCCGAGCCCGAGCGGGTCGGCGCCGAGGTGGAGCAGGTCGTGATCGCGCTGCTCCAGCAGGTGAGAGATGCCTCACGTCGAACGTGA
- the lipB gene encoding lipoyl(octanoyl) transferase LipB: MSQNAPRSCRESRDPVDVRDIGTIDYLEAWDLQRDLATARADGESPDTLLLLQHPSVYTAGKRTQPEDRPTDGTPVIDVDRGGRITWHGPGQLVGYPIVKLCDPIDVVHYVRRIEEALISVCDTLGLRTGRVDGRSGVWVPADETRPERKIAAIGIRVQRGVTMHGFELNCDPDLTAFDRIVPCGIRDAGTTSLSEELGRRVTVEEALPLARDAVLAALDGELPVTDDRWLPRPQQPEAAGVTFALHQS; this comes from the coding sequence GTGAGCCAGAATGCGCCCCGTTCCTGCCGCGAGTCCCGCGACCCCGTGGACGTCCGCGACATCGGCACCATCGACTACCTCGAAGCCTGGGATCTTCAGCGCGACCTCGCCACCGCCCGTGCGGACGGCGAGAGCCCGGACACGCTGCTGTTGCTCCAGCACCCCTCGGTCTACACGGCTGGCAAGCGCACGCAGCCGGAGGACCGGCCCACCGACGGGACCCCGGTGATCGACGTGGACCGAGGTGGCCGCATCACCTGGCACGGGCCCGGCCAGCTCGTCGGGTATCCGATCGTCAAGCTCTGCGATCCCATCGACGTCGTCCACTACGTGCGGCGTATCGAGGAGGCGCTGATCTCGGTGTGCGACACGCTGGGCCTGCGCACCGGCAGGGTGGACGGGCGCAGCGGCGTCTGGGTGCCAGCCGACGAGACCCGTCCCGAACGCAAGATCGCCGCGATCGGCATCCGGGTGCAGCGGGGCGTGACGATGCACGGCTTCGAGCTGAACTGCGATCCCGACCTCACGGCGTTCGACCGCATCGTGCCGTGCGGCATCCGCGACGCGGGGACCACGTCCCTCTCGGAGGAGCTGGGCCGCCGCGTGACCGTCGAGGAGGCGCTCCCCCTCGCACGCGACGCGGTTCTCGCCGCGCTGGACGGCGAACTCCCGGTGACCGACGACCGGTGGCTGCCTCGCCCGCAGCAGCCTGAGGCGGCGGGGGTCACCTTCGCCCTGCACCAGTCCTGA
- a CDS encoding nicotinate-nucleotide--dimethylbenzimidazole phosphoribosyltransferase produces MPIEFAEVPHPGNTQRRTSLPRFGTLDTLGDWLAARQGRSRPTPPGRPRIVVFAADHGVAARGVSARPPEYTSTAVRELREGGTTLGMLAARSGAGVRVVDIAVDNEEHNEFKVRRGSGSIDTEDALTSEQAEKAVDVGKRIADAEVDEGADLLVPVELGAGSSTPAATLVAALTGTEPVAVVGRGSGIDDNTWMRKAAAVRDALRRARPVVTEPLELVRTAGGADLAALAGFLVQAAVRRTPVLLDGLSVCAAALLAEEFAPGARAWWTSAHRSTEPAHALALEHLDLEPLVDLGVAEGSGTGAAAVLPLVSMAAELSGSRDTG; encoded by the coding sequence GTGCCTATCGAGTTCGCCGAGGTTCCCCATCCCGGCAACACCCAGCGCAGGACGAGCCTCCCCCGGTTCGGCACGCTCGACACGCTCGGCGACTGGCTCGCCGCGCGGCAGGGCCGTTCCCGGCCCACCCCACCCGGCCGCCCCCGCATCGTCGTGTTCGCCGCCGATCACGGCGTCGCGGCACGAGGCGTCTCCGCCCGTCCTCCCGAGTACACGAGTACCGCCGTCCGCGAGCTGCGTGAGGGCGGCACCACGCTGGGCATGCTGGCCGCTCGATCCGGGGCCGGTGTCCGGGTCGTCGATATCGCCGTGGACAACGAGGAACACAACGAGTTCAAGGTGCGGCGAGGCTCCGGCTCGATCGACACCGAGGACGCCCTCACGAGCGAGCAGGCCGAGAAGGCGGTGGACGTCGGCAAGCGGATCGCCGACGCCGAGGTGGACGAAGGCGCGGACCTGCTCGTGCCGGTCGAACTCGGTGCGGGCTCCAGCACGCCAGCGGCGACCCTCGTGGCCGCGTTGACCGGCACGGAACCCGTCGCCGTCGTCGGGCGCGGGTCGGGCATCGACGACAACACCTGGATGCGCAAGGCGGCCGCGGTGCGCGACGCCCTGCGCAGGGCGAGGCCGGTGGTGACGGAGCCGCTCGAACTGGTGCGCACGGCAGGCGGCGCGGATCTCGCCGCCCTCGCCGGGTTCCTCGTGCAGGCGGCCGTTCGCCGTACCCCGGTGCTGCTCGACGGATTGTCCGTGTGCGCGGCCGCTTTGCTGGCCGAGGAGTTCGCGCCGGGTGCGCGGGCGTGGTGGACGTCCGCGCACCGGAGCACCGAACCCGCGCACGCCCTGGCGCTGGAACACCTCGATCTGGAACCTCTTGTGGATCTCGGGGTGGCCGAGGGCTCCGGAACCGGTGCGGCAGCCGTGCTGCCCCTGGTATCGATGGCGGCGGAGTTGAGCGGAAGCCGCGACACCGGCTGA
- the lpdA gene encoding dihydrolipoyl dehydrogenase — translation MTDAEADLVILGGGSGGYAAAFRAAELGLSVTLIEKDKLGGTCLHRGCIPTKALLHAAEVADSARDGEQFGVKTVLEGIDIAGVHKYKDSVVTRLYKGLQGLAKVHKVNLVQGTGTFVGGTTVEVEGTRYTGKNLVLATGSYSKTLPGLELGGRIITSDDALTLDFVPKKAVVLGGGVIGVEFASVWASFGTEVTIVEALPRLVPAEDEFASKQLERAFRRRKITFKTGVKFTGAKQDAGGVTVSLESGETLEADVLLVAVGRGPNTAGHGYDEAGVRMERGFVLTDERLRTNLPGVYAVGDIVPGLQLAHRGFQQGIFVAEDIAGLDPKPIDESGIPRVTYSHPEVASVGLTEAQAKEKYGPDITTFTYDLAGNGKSQILKTSGAVKLIKAPDGPVVGLHLVGDRVGELIGEAQLIYNWEAFPEDVAPLIHAHPTQTEALGEAHLALAGKPLHVHG, via the coding sequence GTGACCGACGCTGAAGCCGACCTGGTGATCCTTGGTGGCGGATCCGGTGGTTACGCCGCGGCGTTCCGCGCGGCCGAACTGGGACTTTCCGTCACGCTCATCGAGAAGGACAAGCTGGGCGGCACCTGCCTGCATCGAGGCTGCATCCCGACGAAGGCCTTGCTGCACGCGGCCGAGGTCGCCGACTCGGCTCGCGACGGTGAGCAGTTCGGCGTAAAGACGGTGCTGGAGGGAATCGACATCGCCGGAGTCCACAAGTACAAGGACTCCGTCGTCACGCGCCTGTACAAGGGGCTCCAGGGGCTCGCGAAGGTTCACAAGGTCAACCTCGTGCAGGGCACGGGCACGTTCGTCGGCGGCACCACCGTCGAGGTCGAGGGCACGCGCTACACGGGCAAGAACCTGGTCCTGGCCACGGGGTCCTACTCCAAGACCCTGCCCGGCCTCGAACTGGGCGGGCGCATCATCACCAGCGACGACGCGCTGACGCTGGACTTCGTGCCGAAGAAGGCCGTCGTGCTCGGCGGTGGCGTGATCGGCGTCGAGTTCGCCAGTGTGTGGGCCTCCTTCGGCACCGAGGTCACCATCGTGGAGGCACTGCCCCGGCTGGTGCCTGCCGAGGACGAGTTCGCGTCCAAGCAGCTGGAACGCGCCTTCCGCCGCCGCAAGATCACCTTCAAGACCGGCGTGAAGTTCACCGGCGCGAAGCAGGACGCGGGCGGTGTCACGGTGTCGCTGGAGTCCGGCGAGACGCTGGAGGCCGACGTGCTGCTCGTCGCGGTGGGCCGGGGACCCAACACCGCGGGCCACGGCTACGACGAGGCAGGCGTCCGGATGGAGCGGGGCTTCGTGCTCACCGACGAGAGGCTGCGCACGAACCTGCCCGGCGTCTACGCCGTCGGCGACATCGTTCCCGGCCTTCAGCTCGCCCACCGCGGCTTCCAGCAGGGCATCTTCGTCGCGGAGGACATCGCGGGGCTCGACCCGAAGCCGATCGACGAGTCCGGCATCCCCAGGGTCACGTACTCGCACCCCGAGGTGGCGTCCGTCGGCCTTACCGAGGCGCAGGCCAAGGAGAAATACGGCCCGGACATCACCACGTTCACCTACGATCTGGCGGGCAACGGCAAGAGCCAGATCCTGAAGACCTCCGGTGCGGTGAAGCTCATCAAGGCCCCCGACGGCCCGGTCGTCGGTCTGCACTTGGTCGGAGACCGCGTCGGCGAGCTGATCGGCGAGGCTCAGCTCATCTACAACTGGGAGGCGTTCCCCGAGGACGTGGCCCCGCTGATCCACGCCCACCCCACCCAGACCGAAGCTCTCGGCGAAGCGCACCTCGCGCTGGCGGGCAAGCCGCTGCACGTGCACGGCTGA